One stretch of Geoalkalibacter ferrihydriticus DSM 17813 DNA includes these proteins:
- a CDS encoding DUF2141 domain-containing protein, with protein sequence MSESTHRKSALVSAVSYPVTRVSRGVRCVALCAVLVFAHLPATAFAQSSCPGIHVKIPNIKNSTGNIACGIFESPEGFPDKFLGSAKAITIRKIQKTKAQCFFSDIPPGTYAIAVIHDENMNGELDTNWLGVPKEGYGFSNTTIDEFGAPAFSAASFSYDGQNIDLTIRLNY encoded by the coding sequence ATGAGTGAGTCAACTCATCGGAAGTCCGCGTTGGTCTCTGCCGTCAGTTATCCGGTGACGCGGGTCTCTAGGGGAGTTCGGTGTGTGGCATTGTGTGCAGTGCTGGTGTTTGCGCATCTTCCCGCCACCGCTTTCGCCCAATCATCATGCCCGGGAATTCACGTGAAAATTCCGAACATAAAAAACAGTACTGGAAATATTGCGTGTGGAATTTTCGAATCACCAGAAGGTTTTCCCGATAAATTTCTGGGTTCGGCAAAGGCAATTACAATAAGGAAAATTCAGAAGACAAAAGCGCAATGCTTCTTTTCGGATATCCCACCGGGAACCTATGCGATCGCAGTCATCCATGATGAGAACATGAACGGCGAGCTTGATACCAATTGGCTTGGTGTCCCCAAGGAAGGCTACGGTTTTTCAAATACGACCATTGACGAATTCGGCGCGCCTGCGTTTTCTGCCGCCAGTTTTTCATATGATGGACAAAACATAGATCTAACGATCAGGCTGAATTACTGA
- a CDS encoding 1-phosphofructokinase family hexose kinase: MKTIVTMTLNPAIDKSAGVDHVVAERKLYCKPPRFEPGGGGVNVSRAIRKLGGDSLLLYPAGGLTGARLKELLVQEGLNHRPFPIEGMIRESLVILEESTGLQYRFGMPGPALQPEEWEPFIQELEAMEPSPDYVVASGSLPPGVPPDFYAQVARAGKKRGAKAIIDVSGEALEAGLQEGVFLIKPNVREFQELVGKEVKEESQIKAEAQKMVKSGRCEVLVISLGAAGALVVSEEFAEHIIPPTVPIVSKVGAGDSMVAGIVLSLARGNPLRESLFFGVAAGSAAVMTPGTELCRREDAERLYESIITRA; encoded by the coding sequence ATGAAAACCATCGTGACTATGACCTTGAACCCGGCCATCGACAAGAGCGCAGGTGTTGATCACGTCGTTGCAGAGCGGAAACTCTATTGCAAACCGCCTCGTTTTGAACCCGGAGGGGGCGGGGTGAATGTTAGCCGGGCTATAAGAAAATTAGGCGGAGATTCCCTTCTCCTTTATCCCGCGGGAGGGTTGACCGGCGCGCGACTGAAAGAACTCCTGGTTCAGGAAGGCCTCAACCATCGGCCGTTTCCCATCGAGGGAATGATCCGGGAGAGTCTGGTCATCCTGGAGGAATCCACCGGCCTGCAGTATCGTTTCGGAATGCCGGGACCAGCACTTCAACCGGAAGAATGGGAGCCATTTATTCAGGAGCTGGAGGCCATGGAGCCTTCACCGGATTATGTGGTGGCCAGCGGGAGCCTTCCGCCGGGTGTGCCCCCTGACTTTTATGCACAGGTTGCTCGTGCCGGAAAGAAGAGAGGTGCAAAAGCGATTATCGACGTTTCGGGTGAAGCCCTGGAGGCAGGCCTTCAGGAAGGGGTATTTTTGATCAAACCCAATGTCCGCGAATTTCAAGAACTGGTCGGCAAGGAGGTCAAAGAAGAATCGCAGATCAAGGCTGAGGCCCAAAAGATGGTCAAGAGCGGTCGGTGCGAGGTGCTGGTGATCTCTCTTGGCGCGGCAGGCGCCCTGGTGGTCTCAGAGGAGTTTGCCGAACACATCATTCCTCCCACCGTGCCCATTGTCAGCAAGGTCGGGGCCGGGGACAGCATGGTGGCCGGCATCGTCTTGAGCCTTGCCCGGGGAAACCCGCTCAGGGAATCCCTCTTTTTTGGCGTGGCAGCCGGTTCGGCAGCCGTCATGACGCCGGGAACGGAGCTATGTCGGAGGGAGGACGCCGAGAGGTTATATGAGAGCATTATTACCAGGGCTTGA
- a CDS encoding rod shape-determining protein, which produces MTDFHILRSWRAQVAVDLGTAFIRVATSHGEISIFALDAAPQPPLRKGVVADPQAVAEILRPCLEKARRWGILGPRVFVGAPTDMQESERDLLCAAMRAAGASEVEIIPEPRAAALGAAVDISSHYAQMIVDVGEGVTDCAILRTGGILVSSAARIGCADLREQLRQGFLASERINITSAEAARILMRVGVDGSDGVDEPVTINGSRSDVAAPVRVVVTQAAIWAMLEPVVGRMVATAADFLHSAPHDLGCEIIESGIVLTGGGSLVPGMGKRLAAATAIEVKTPPDALGVVLLGLRAMLGERGGGE; this is translated from the coding sequence GTGACTGACTTTCACATATTGCGTTCCTGGCGCGCCCAGGTCGCCGTCGATTTGGGCACCGCCTTTATCCGGGTGGCGACGAGTCACGGCGAAATCTCCATCTTTGCCTTGGATGCCGCCCCCCAGCCGCCGTTGCGAAAGGGGGTCGTTGCCGATCCCCAGGCGGTTGCAGAGATCCTTCGCCCTTGTTTGGAGAAAGCCAGAAGGTGGGGAATCCTTGGACCCCGTGTGTTCGTTGGCGCACCGACGGACATGCAGGAGAGCGAACGCGACTTGCTGTGTGCTGCCATGCGCGCCGCGGGCGCATCTGAGGTTGAAATTATTCCTGAACCGCGCGCCGCCGCCCTGGGGGCTGCGGTGGACATCAGCTCGCATTATGCCCAAATGATTGTCGACGTGGGCGAGGGTGTGACGGATTGTGCCATCCTTCGCACAGGCGGGATTCTTGTCTCAAGTGCCGCCCGAATTGGTTGTGCCGATTTGCGTGAACAGCTGCGCCAAGGCTTCCTCGCTAGCGAAAGAATCAACATCACATCAGCAGAAGCCGCGCGGATTCTGATGCGCGTGGGTGTCGACGGAAGCGATGGGGTCGATGAGCCGGTGACCATCAACGGAAGTCGGTCTGATGTTGCCGCCCCGGTGCGGGTTGTCGTTACGCAGGCGGCAATATGGGCTATGCTGGAACCTGTGGTCGGGCGCATGGTCGCCACTGCCGCCGACTTTTTGCATTCGGCGCCTCACGACCTTGGTTGCGAGATCATCGAGAGCGGCATCGTTCTTACCGGAGGTGGATCTTTGGTGCCGGGGATGGGAAAACGCCTGGCCGCTGCCACGGCCATCGAGGTGAAAACTCCTCCGGACGCCCTTGGGGTCGTACTCCTGGGTCTGCGTGCCATGCTGGGGGAAAGAGGTGGCGGCGAATAA
- a CDS encoding type VI secretion system Vgr family protein, translating into MPLNARNARLHVRVGGLDLPALSLSGDEKLSHPFCCRLEVLAPAELSPVDLLGQAAIVDVLGPDGSRRSLCGILTACEEQGRHPDGRPRFALSVESVLSRLRLQRDTRIFLQKSLPEILFAILAAHGIEESAVCLRLSRPYPVHPWTLQVAESDLAFLTRLLAKDGIFYWSEAGPEGEVLCFCDHNAQVPERPGMPLRYRPGAGLEPQACGIRSLRARRRLTADEFQVLDRSAANCAQALTASAALVGPEACTGLRRTHFAPGAGDPHHAQRQAQILAEQAGVQRFHLEAQADVADLAPGSVVALDAESFAPGTSGDYLVTAIKLRLSQPAGQQAAGADLALSCDATLIPRATSFRPPHPAPPEIPFTFSARIEGAGSEAPLDEQGRSLARAHFDTGAAPHGQASIPLRRLSPHGGLPGEQSAGLHFPLHEGAEVLLSCLNNDPDRPILIGALPNPAVRNPVTSANRSQNLLRTAADNHLLMDDARDQEVIRLATFAGKNILELNAQALGQRIALASHQGAMQVQAKKTQKLQCGADLTESSGNDRRQSILNRHATLTRNGEIHHQAATDQRHQAAAGLHMESARNTEMTSAEGLHFDVAHNQKLTVRGPEATFSVLNGAIHIQSAKDINIQGLGGGDLTFAQNGGGFIVTADGRVRIFGKTVTLGGQGGASLNGPTSYQICAAVPMPAVKAAQALKARGIHHIFPQTKSSNFGNLYYQPSLENYQVRQVAYLPAEGVGLNGAFIFKGSIVVRGLELYISSSGFTAAGRVGHIRFFMTATVHFQNEILAQSSFARSGDEMWANDRYSPVGSTKVTLPEPVIGKDLVLELKGGYVFSGLGGQVAPIPALGYIKIPIRVVE; encoded by the coding sequence ATGCCCTTGAATGCTCGCAACGCGCGTCTCCACGTGCGGGTGGGCGGTCTTGACCTGCCCGCTCTGTCCCTGTCCGGTGACGAAAAACTCTCACACCCTTTCTGCTGTCGTCTCGAGGTGCTTGCGCCTGCAGAGCTTTCTCCCGTCGACCTGCTTGGCCAGGCAGCAATTGTCGACGTCCTCGGCCCCGACGGCAGTCGCCGCAGCCTGTGCGGCATTCTCACCGCCTGCGAAGAGCAGGGCCGCCATCCCGACGGGCGGCCGCGTTTTGCCTTGAGCGTCGAATCGGTGCTCTCGCGCTTGCGCCTGCAACGCGATACGCGAATTTTTCTCCAGAAAAGTCTGCCCGAGATTTTATTCGCAATCCTTGCAGCCCACGGCATTGAAGAATCCGCGGTGTGCCTGCGGCTTTCGCGGCCCTATCCGGTTCATCCCTGGACGCTGCAAGTCGCTGAAAGCGATCTGGCCTTTCTTACGCGACTGCTCGCCAAAGACGGAATCTTTTATTGGAGCGAAGCTGGGCCGGAGGGTGAAGTTCTCTGCTTCTGCGATCACAACGCGCAGGTGCCCGAGCGCCCCGGCATGCCCCTGCGCTATCGGCCCGGGGCCGGACTTGAGCCCCAGGCTTGCGGCATTCGCTCGCTGCGCGCACGTCGGCGCCTGACGGCCGATGAATTCCAAGTGCTCGATCGCAGCGCCGCCAATTGTGCCCAGGCCCTTACGGCGAGCGCCGCGCTGGTCGGCCCCGAAGCTTGCACGGGTCTGCGCCGGACCCACTTTGCTCCCGGCGCGGGCGATCCGCACCACGCCCAGCGCCAGGCGCAGATACTCGCCGAGCAGGCCGGCGTGCAGCGCTTTCACCTTGAGGCTCAAGCCGATGTCGCCGACCTGGCGCCCGGCTCGGTGGTGGCGCTCGACGCCGAATCCTTTGCGCCTGGAACCAGCGGCGACTATCTGGTCACCGCCATCAAATTGCGCCTCAGCCAGCCGGCAGGGCAGCAGGCCGCGGGCGCCGATCTGGCCCTGAGCTGTGACGCAACCCTGATTCCCCGCGCCACCTCCTTTCGTCCGCCGCACCCCGCGCCCCCCGAGATCCCCTTTACTTTCAGCGCGCGCATCGAAGGCGCTGGGTCCGAAGCCCCTCTCGACGAACAGGGCAGAAGCCTGGCGCGCGCCCACTTCGATACAGGCGCTGCGCCCCATGGCCAGGCGAGCATCCCTCTGCGGCGCTTAAGCCCACACGGAGGCCTGCCCGGCGAACAATCTGCCGGACTGCATTTTCCCCTGCACGAGGGCGCCGAGGTGCTCTTGAGCTGCCTCAACAACGATCCCGACCGACCCATCCTCATCGGTGCGCTGCCCAACCCCGCCGTGCGCAACCCGGTCACCAGCGCCAACCGCAGCCAAAATCTGCTGCGCACCGCTGCCGATAATCATCTGCTCATGGACGATGCCCGAGACCAGGAGGTGATTCGCCTCGCCACCTTCGCCGGCAAAAACATCCTCGAACTCAACGCCCAGGCCCTCGGGCAGCGCATCGCTCTTGCCTCCCACCAGGGCGCCATGCAGGTGCAGGCCAAAAAGACCCAAAAACTCCAATGCGGCGCCGACCTCACCGAAAGCAGCGGCAACGACCGACGCCAGAGCATCTTGAACCGCCACGCCACTTTGACCCGCAACGGCGAAATCCACCACCAGGCCGCCACCGACCAGCGCCATCAGGCCGCCGCCGGTCTGCACATGGAAAGCGCCCGCAACACCGAAATGACCAGCGCCGAGGGCCTGCACTTTGACGTTGCGCACAACCAGAAACTCACCGTGCGTGGACCCGAGGCGACTTTCAGCGTGCTCAACGGCGCCATCCACATTCAATCGGCCAAGGACATCAACATCCAGGGCCTGGGCGGCGGCGATCTGACTTTCGCCCAAAACGGCGGCGGCTTCATCGTCACCGCCGACGGGCGGGTGCGCATCTTCGGCAAAACCGTTACCCTGGGCGGGCAGGGCGGCGCAAGCCTCAATGGCCCGACCAGTTATCAGATCTGCGCTGCTGTGCCCATGCCCGCGGTCAAGGCCGCGCAGGCGCTTAAGGCACGAGGGATTCATCACATTTTTCCCCAAACCAAAAGTTCAAATTTTGGAAACCTCTACTACCAACCATCACTTGAAAACTATCAAGTGCGACAAGTGGCTTATCTACCGGCTGAAGGTGTGGGGCTTAATGGGGCTTTCATTTTCAAAGGAAGTATTGTTGTACGTGGGCTTGAACTCTATATTTCATCCAGTGGATTTACTGCAGCAGGTAGAGTTGGGCATATCCGATTTTTTATGACTGCAACTGTTCATTTTCAGAATGAAATCCTGGCACAAAGCTCCTTTGCGCGAAGTGGCGATGAGATGTGGGCTAATGATAGATATTCACCTGTCGGATCCACTAAAGTTACACTCCCTGAACCAGTTATCGGAAAAGATCTGGTTTTAGAGTTGAAGGGCGGGTATGTTTTTTCTGGCCTAGGCGGCCAAGTGGCCCCGATTCCTGCGCTGGGATATATAAAAATACCAATACGTGTAGTGGAGTGA
- a CDS encoding transposase, with amino-acid sequence MPRQPRIHAPGLFHHVMARGIEGRNIFRDKPDHENFLDRLGGLLAQSGAPRLYAWALMANHVHLLLQPTDTALPTMMRRLLTGYAVRFNLRHKRQGHLFQNRYKSLVVEEETYFLELVRYIHLNPVRAGALASLEELENYPYAGHAALVGQKARVGQEVEAVLSRFSATRNRAVSAYRDFVADGIGQGTRLELGHARGGNQAGGGGDPRILGGKTFTDAVLACQGREKSREKITIEDILAQVSRHTGITVDEILGVGRSRSVSAARAQFFERAHKETGATLTELARMSGRTHVAGIKAIRKRRAIEDRTKVT; translated from the coding sequence ATGCCACGTCAGCCAAGAATCCATGCCCCGGGCTTATTTCACCACGTTATGGCCCGAGGCATCGAGGGGCGCAATATCTTTCGGGATAAACCCGATCACGAGAATTTTCTCGACAGACTCGGCGGGCTTCTTGCCCAATCCGGCGCACCGCGTCTGTATGCCTGGGCGCTTATGGCCAATCACGTTCATCTGCTTCTTCAGCCGACCGATACGGCTTTGCCCACGATGATGCGCCGGTTGCTGACTGGCTATGCGGTTCGGTTCAACCTTCGCCACAAGCGCCAGGGCCATCTTTTCCAGAATCGCTACAAGAGCCTTGTCGTTGAGGAAGAGACGTATTTTCTGGAACTAGTCCGGTACATTCATCTTAATCCGGTGCGTGCAGGTGCCCTCGCAAGTCTTGAGGAATTGGAAAACTACCCCTATGCCGGGCATGCCGCCTTGGTCGGGCAGAAGGCACGTGTGGGGCAAGAGGTGGAGGCAGTCCTGTCGAGATTTTCCGCGACGCGCAACCGGGCCGTGTCCGCCTACCGCGATTTTGTCGCCGATGGCATCGGCCAGGGAACGCGGCTGGAATTAGGCCACGCCCGCGGAGGAAATCAGGCCGGTGGCGGCGGAGATCCCAGAATCCTCGGCGGTAAGACTTTCACGGATGCGGTTCTTGCGTGTCAGGGGAGGGAAAAGAGCCGGGAAAAAATTACGATCGAGGATATTTTGGCACAAGTGTCGCGCCACACCGGGATCACGGTGGATGAAATCCTTGGCGTAGGTCGCAGCAGGTCGGTGAGCGCCGCCCGAGCGCAATTTTTTGAACGCGCGCACAAAGAAACCGGGGCGACATTGACGGAGTTGGCAAGGATGAGCGGCCGCACACATGTTGCGGGCATTAAAGCAATCCGGAAGAGGCGGGCAATTGAGGATAGGACAAAAGTTACATAA
- a CDS encoding SagB/ThcOx family dehydrogenase: protein MRKPTITKDAGRWFLTDYIRPEVNWRNTPQARGEAPLPMQKPVAPSSELIVLAAPDAWNTPPCDLATAIARRASRRRFRSSPLSLDELAFLLWATQGVRERLHEAAVLRTVPSAGCRHPFETYLCVLNVAGLVPGIYRYLPLDHALTKERTPADLAASLTEATHGQGFAGGGAVTFVWTALPARSEWRYAEASYKVIALDAGHVCQNLYLACEAIGAGTCAIAAYRQDLMDQLLGVDGAEEFTVYLAPVGKV, encoded by the coding sequence ATGCGCAAGCCAACCATTACCAAGGACGCTGGCCGTTGGTTTCTTACCGATTACATTCGTCCGGAGGTCAACTGGCGCAACACGCCGCAGGCGCGGGGCGAGGCGCCGTTGCCGATGCAGAAGCCCGTCGCGCCGAGCTCCGAGCTCATCGTTTTGGCGGCGCCGGACGCGTGGAATACACCGCCCTGTGATCTGGCAACCGCTATCGCCCGGCGCGCAAGCCGGCGCCGCTTTCGTTCATCACCCCTGAGTCTTGACGAACTGGCCTTTTTGCTCTGGGCCACACAGGGGGTGCGCGAGCGTCTGCACGAGGCGGCGGTTTTACGCACCGTACCCTCGGCGGGTTGTCGCCATCCTTTTGAAACCTATCTCTGCGTCCTCAACGTCGCGGGACTTGTCCCTGGCATCTATCGTTACCTGCCCCTCGATCATGCGCTGACCAAAGAGCGTACCCCCGCCGATCTGGCCGCATCCCTCACCGAGGCGACACATGGCCAGGGTTTTGCCGGTGGGGGGGCTGTGACCTTTGTCTGGACGGCGCTTCCGGCGCGCAGCGAATGGCGTTATGCCGAAGCCTCCTACAAGGTCATCGCTCTCGATGCCGGCCATGTCTGCCAGAATCTTTACCTTGCCTGCGAAGCCATCGGTGCCGGTACCTGCGCCATTGCCGCCTACCGCCAGGATCTCATGGACCAACTGCTCGGGGTGGACGGCGCGGAGGAGTTCACCGTTTATCTGGCGCCGGTGGGTAAGGTATGA
- a CDS encoding DNRLRE domain-containing protein, which translates to MKTLSTFVMAALLSVAFFSNADAIMLNATKDAYVFANAANTNFGSEQINLLKRQGSTQHNRKSYIGFDLSGLGPAPITAATLTLNFVDSNLGTLNSDGLNTAFEFELFGLMDQTLDGWGENSITWNNAPANMSGYSLGASAVSLGTFSLLGKGIGTYDFSSLLLADFLNADTNNLATLILRRNTDQTSANVNTYVHAFASLESQAGAKLTIEQIHAPIPEPSTVILLGAGLAGLGFMRWRRKS; encoded by the coding sequence ATGAAAACTCTCTCCACTTTTGTCATGGCGGCGCTGCTCAGCGTTGCATTTTTCTCAAACGCCGATGCAATTATGCTCAATGCGACAAAAGACGCCTATGTCTTTGCCAACGCTGCGAATACAAATTTCGGCAGCGAGCAGATCAACCTTCTTAAACGCCAGGGAAGCACGCAACATAATCGCAAGAGCTACATCGGTTTTGACCTCAGTGGTCTGGGTCCGGCACCGATTACCGCGGCGACGCTCACTCTGAATTTCGTTGACAGCAACTTGGGAACTCTCAATAGCGACGGTCTTAACACGGCCTTCGAATTTGAACTTTTTGGACTTATGGACCAAACCTTGGATGGATGGGGAGAAAACTCCATCACCTGGAACAACGCCCCGGCCAACATGTCTGGATATTCCCTGGGTGCCTCCGCCGTATCGCTTGGCACCTTCAGTCTTCTGGGGAAAGGGATCGGCACCTACGATTTCAGCAGTCTCCTGCTGGCCGATTTTCTTAATGCCGATACCAATAATCTTGCGACGCTCATTCTGCGGCGAAATACCGACCAGACAAGTGCCAACGTCAACACCTATGTCCACGCTTTTGCGTCTCTGGAATCCCAGGCTGGTGCAAAACTCACCATCGAGCAAATACACGCGCCCATTCCCGAGCCATCCACGGTTATTCTTTTGGGTGCAGGCCTGGCGGGACTCGGCTTCATGAGGTGGCGCAGAAAATCCTGA
- a CDS encoding VOC family protein, which translates to MQTTPRKTTAVGINHVALEVGDVDEALAFYGELFNFKLRGRKDKMAFIDLGDQYLALSEGRSQDPDTKRHFGLVVDDREAMRPLVQRLGCRILPSPFPSGLDFLDPWGNHIQVVEYASVQFTKSPEVLAGMGLPELRKEEQALNELKDKGVA; encoded by the coding sequence ATGCAAACCACACCGAGAAAAACCACGGCGGTCGGTATCAACCACGTCGCCCTTGAGGTCGGCGATGTGGATGAGGCCCTGGCCTTTTACGGCGAACTGTTCAACTTCAAGTTGCGCGGGCGCAAAGACAAGATGGCCTTCATCGATCTGGGCGATCAATATCTCGCCTTGAGCGAGGGACGCAGCCAGGACCCCGACACCAAACGCCACTTCGGCCTGGTCGTCGACGACCGCGAAGCCATGCGCCCCCTGGTGCAACGGCTCGGCTGCAGAATCCTGCCCAGCCCGTTTCCCTCCGGTCTGGATTTTCTCGACCCCTGGGGCAATCACATTCAGGTAGTCGAATACGCCTCCGTGCAGTTCACCAAGAGTCCTGAGGTCTTAGCCGGCATGGGCCTGCCCGAGCTGCGCAAAGAGGAACAGGCGCTGAATGAACTCAAGGACAAGGGGGTGGCTTAG
- a CDS encoding ATP-binding protein — protein MINIKPEVVAQLERVLGSVEMLLPRATKPVDWTTCHAANWRRHSFSGYLEPVKVTDTTRLDELLGVDEQKKIMVNNTRQFLQGLPANNALLWGSRGTGKSSIVKALLNEYGDQGLRVIQVEKEDLIYISEIFAAIEDQPYRYIMLCDDLTFETGELSYKMLKSALDGSVYSAPENVLIYVTSNRRYLLPEYDGDHLGGKYVKGELQQSEIQEEKSSLSDRFGLWVPFHVFSQDRYLEAVKLCLERWSKQLQREVPWSKDVEQAAIKWSHDKSKRCGRTAFQFSKNWVGKYLVK, from the coding sequence ATGATCAACATCAAACCTGAAGTCGTCGCGCAGCTTGAGCGGGTGCTCGGCTCCGTGGAAATGCTGCTGCCTCGGGCCACCAAGCCGGTGGACTGGACAACCTGCCACGCCGCCAACTGGCGTCGCCACTCTTTTTCCGGCTATCTCGAACCGGTCAAGGTGACCGACACCACGCGCCTCGACGAATTGCTCGGCGTCGACGAGCAGAAGAAGATCATGGTCAACAACACCCGCCAGTTCCTGCAGGGGCTGCCGGCCAACAATGCTTTGCTCTGGGGTTCGCGCGGCACCGGCAAGTCCTCCATCGTCAAGGCCCTGCTCAACGAGTACGGCGACCAGGGCTTGCGTGTTATCCAGGTGGAGAAAGAAGACCTGATCTACATCTCCGAGATCTTCGCCGCCATTGAGGATCAGCCTTATCGCTACATCATGTTGTGTGACGACCTGACCTTCGAGACCGGTGAGCTTTCGTATAAAATGCTCAAAAGCGCTCTAGACGGTTCGGTCTATTCGGCGCCTGAAAACGTGCTGATCTATGTCACCTCCAACCGCCGCTACCTGTTGCCCGAATACGACGGCGACCATCTTGGCGGCAAGTACGTCAAGGGCGAGTTGCAGCAGAGCGAAATCCAGGAGGAGAAAAGTTCCCTTTCCGACCGTTTTGGTCTTTGGGTGCCCTTTCATGTTTTTTCCCAGGACCGCTACCTCGAAGCCGTCAAGCTTTGTCTTGAGCGTTGGAGCAAGCAATTGCAGCGGGAAGTTCCCTGGAGCAAGGATGTCGAGCAGGCCGCCATCAAGTGGAGCCACGACAAGAGCAAGCGCTGCGGTCGCACGGCCTTTCAGTTCTCGAAAAACTGGGTGGGGAAATACCTGGTGAAATAG
- a CDS encoding PilT/PilU family type 4a pilus ATPase, whose protein sequence is MVSAGARSKNLKLGELLVTYQLITRKQLEEARRLQDQSGERLGSVLVGLDYISVDALLDSLGKQYGRPTVDLFKTDIAPKFLDLIPLEKMKKYRAIPYAISGQRISLAMVEPNDLAAAKELQFILGMAMELHVAPAFQIMAALALREKMQGGPTRAITGQQILQVCTGKVRAANLEAPDIEELFSLLLQEDASDLLLVAGAPPSIKKNNEIRRLSSSFLTPQQVKVYAQKLMSEGQLKRFIQEKELDYALTIPELGRFRINVYRQRNSLSIAVRPIIDEIPSPEKLRLPPWLADIAMKSQGLILLTGPTGHGKTTTLAAMVDIINSRCKKNIITIEDPIEYLHRHKSSNVNQREVGVDTDSFQVGLRHVLREAPDVIVIGEMRDPQSFAIALQAADTGHLVLSCLHANNAILAISRIIDVFPPEQQRQIRVQMADNFLLVLNQRLVARKDGKGRVLAYEKLTNSYRVRNLIREGKEHQIRSLMQQSMEDFESIDLSLARLCIEGTITTEAAMYYCQDEVFFNDLLRKGRGLLQQNTALR, encoded by the coding sequence ATGGTCTCAGCGGGAGCACGATCCAAAAATCTGAAACTGGGTGAACTTCTGGTCACCTATCAGTTGATTACCAGGAAACAACTGGAGGAGGCGCGGCGTCTCCAGGACCAGTCGGGCGAGCGCCTCGGCTCGGTCCTGGTAGGACTCGACTATATTTCGGTGGATGCCTTGCTGGATTCTCTTGGCAAACAGTACGGCCGCCCCACTGTCGATTTGTTCAAGACGGATATCGCTCCCAAATTCCTTGACCTGATCCCGTTGGAAAAGATGAAAAAATATCGGGCGATTCCCTATGCCATCTCCGGCCAGCGAATCAGCTTGGCAATGGTTGAACCCAACGACCTGGCGGCGGCCAAGGAACTTCAGTTCATTCTGGGAATGGCAATGGAGCTGCACGTGGCTCCAGCCTTCCAGATCATGGCAGCCCTTGCCCTGCGGGAAAAAATGCAGGGCGGCCCCACCAGAGCGATCACCGGCCAACAAATTCTCCAGGTCTGCACGGGCAAGGTTCGCGCCGCCAACCTCGAGGCACCCGACATTGAAGAGCTCTTCAGCCTGCTGCTCCAGGAAGATGCGTCTGATTTGCTGCTGGTCGCAGGGGCGCCGCCGAGCATCAAAAAAAATAACGAAATTCGCAGACTCTCAAGCTCCTTTCTCACTCCGCAGCAGGTTAAGGTATATGCCCAAAAGCTGATGAGCGAGGGCCAGCTCAAGCGTTTCATCCAGGAGAAAGAACTGGACTATGCTCTCACCATTCCGGAACTGGGGCGCTTCCGGATCAACGTCTACCGGCAACGCAACTCCCTTTCGATCGCGGTGCGCCCGATCATCGACGAGATTCCAAGTCCGGAGAAATTACGGCTGCCGCCCTGGCTCGCCGATATCGCCATGAAAAGCCAGGGGCTGATCCTGCTGACCGGCCCAACCGGCCACGGCAAAACCACCACCCTGGCCGCCATGGTGGATATCATCAACAGCCGCTGCAAAAAAAACATCATCACCATCGAAGACCCCATCGAATACCTGCACCGCCACAAATCGAGCAACGTCAACCAGCGGGAGGTGGGCGTGGACACCGACTCCTTCCAGGTCGGCCTGCGTCATGTGCTGCGCGAAGCTCCCGATGTCATCGTTATCGGCGAAATGCGCGACCCACAGAGCTTTGCCATCGCCCTGCAGGCGGCTGACACGGGCCACCTGGTCCTCAGCTGCCTGCACGCCAACAACGCCATCCTGGCCATCAGCCGGATCATCGACGTTTTTCCCCCTGAACAGCAGCGCCAGATCCGGGTGCAGATGGCCGACAATTTCCTGCTGGTCCTCAATCAACGGCTGGTCGCGCGCAAAGATGGCAAGGGCCGGGTTCTGGCATACGAAAAGTTGACCAACAGCTACCGGGTACGCAACCTCATCCGGGAAGGCAAAGAGCACCAGATCCGCAGCCTGATGCAGCAATCGATGGAAGATTTCGAATCCATCGACCTCAGTCTGGCGCGCCTATGCATCGAGGGAACCATCACCACCGAAGCGGCCATGTATTACTGCCAGGATGAAGTCTTCTTCAACGATCTGCTGCGCAAGGGGCGCGGACTTCTTCAGCAGAACACGGCATTGAGATAA